The genomic window GTTCTGGAGATTTTATactaaatgagtaaatgaatgtaGTAGATGAGTGGCAAATATCCTATTTCACTTCAATGTACAGATTCTGATGCAGTTATTTGTGTACAAAAGGTCTAGGGGGATGGAGTGGGAACTAAGCCCACTGATGAAGTACTGTATGTTATACAACACAGAAAGTGGTTACTATTACTGCTTTTGAAAATAGATGAGCACCCTATAGAATATGCTTTCATAAAAAGGAGTTCTTAACCTCAACTCTGTGAATTTACCAAAGAAGCATATTGGTAATTGCATGCCAATAgaattatagcaagtttctcagGATCTCATTTACCAAATACATAGGGAAGTGAGTCAATTTTGGAAAAATACAAGACTTTCCCCAATTGATcaatggtcaaagggtatgaaaaagcagttttcagaagcagaaatcaaaagtatctatAGTCATAGGAAAATTACTCTGATTTTGATGGGAAATGTTCTCAATTTCTGACATATTCAAGTTGAAGTGATTATTAACTATCAGATGGCAAGAGGATCTGTAATGTTGATAGATTAAATCCTGTGTGAAGCCAGTTTTGATGAGCTCTCAGCTTCTTCAAGGTCAGCTTTGACAGTTAAGTGGAGCACAGTAAAATGAAGAGGGAAGTGGTAGACTCctttattttttgccaagaaaactctaaatggactGGATTGAAATGCCCAAACAACCACATTGAATTGTCTTCTGGGATTGTCTTGTCTCGGGGTGGACTGAGGGGAAGGTGGTTACTACTAAATTGCTATCTACATGACAACAGCATCTCAGACTCctggtaaaaggaaaaaaatatgaaaaatcattCTGGAATAAACAGGATACTGGGATTTCTCTGGAATCCAAAGCTTCATTGGAACTttcctttctaactctaggtACACGAGAGGTTCTTCTGTCCTAGTTCCACTTACAGTCTGATTTGGAGCCTGACTATTGTGATGCTATGCTGGGCACAAGGTAAAAATGTATTCATCCTCGCTGTGTAGAGCAAATGTCAGTATCAAGATAGGACAACTATTTTTCTCAGTACTCTTTTATACTCTTATATATTTTAGATTGTATCTAAGAGGTTTGCCAATTTATTTTTGAGGAAAATTTTGTTTTTGACCATCATAGTGATTGAGAACTGAAGAATAGATCCAATTACATCATTAAGATGACGATTAAACCGGGACCACAAATAGAATGAATTAGTTTGATAACAAATCAAGTGAATAAAACCAACTCCATAACCCATTCTGCTGTTTGGTACAGTCTATAGGTGTTTTATTagtgaaggagaggaggggaaaaagggaaagggaaggggaaagggaaggggaaggggaaggggaaggaggacaCTTGAAGTGGAAGAAAGAGTAAATGAAAACTATCTCACTccaaatctttctctgacttcaCTGAAGATAGAATAGGAGAAAATGGATTGAAAGCAAGCATAGGTTATTTCAGTTGTTATATTTTGGAAGGGagaaaaatacttaagaattCCTAATGGTTCCATGTTATGCTAGGAAGGAAATTATGTTAGAAAATTATAACTCCTAATAGGTCAGTGATGGATTCAGAGCATTAGAAGTGGAAGGAAACTTTGAAATCATACAgaccaagcccctcattttatagataaaaaggctcagagaaattaggtGACTTATCCAACATCAGTTAGGCAGTTGGCAAGAGCCataaaatatcattaattatAGATATGGAATAATGATATGTTTTCCTCAGGGATATGTATAACTAGAACAATTAGAGTCAATTCAATATAGTTCCTCAAATGTTTATTAaggcatctagatggcacagAAGGAAGAATGCTGGGcaggaagtcagaaagaccaggatttgaatccagcctcagacttttACTATATGGGTGACTCttgacaagtcacctaacttctgtttgcctcagtttcctcatctataaagtgagctggagaagaaaatggcaaaccatttcagtatctttgttaagaaaaccccaaatgaggtcatgactGAATGACATACTAGATGAACCATGAACATGCACTATGGAGACAAAGAGTCTTTTAGCTTGtattctcttctgttttatttgttgttttatgATACAATTTATTACcaaaattatagttttagaaTTGAGGGGTTCAAGGTGGAAgaggttagatttttttttctctttctaattttctttcagttggagaaaaaaatctgCTAACTAAAAGCAGTTTTTGGACATAAAAGAAAGGGCTGTAGGAATAGATCCACTCCAGGCATGCATTTTATAGAGTCACAGAAGTAACTTTGATctcataacaaaaagaaaaacaaaatcttctcATCCCATAGGAAAAGTAATAACCGAGAATGAGACAGTACCACTGGAGAGACCTGCTTCCTTAAAATGTTCCCTGTCAACGCCTCAAGAGGCCTTGATAGTTACATGGCAGAAACTCAGTAAAGGAAGACCAGAAAATATAGCAACCTACAGCATGGCACATGGAGTAGTAATCCAAAAACCTtaccaaaataaaatagaaatgaccCAGCAAGGGCTCAGCGAGTCGACCATCACCTTCTTACGAACCACACCTGAGGATGAACACTGCTATTCATGCATCTTTAACATCTTTGGTTCTGAAGCAGTCTCAGGAAAAACATGCCTCAAACTTTATGGTGAGATTTTGTGCCTTTTTCTGCATACCTTCAAGTAATTTGGgagaattcttatttcttttttttttatttattcatttgtttgcttgtattaaatataattattttcttatttttatactttcaTGTTGTTTGTGTTATTATTACATCACTAAAATTTCTCCcagtctccttttcccttttatctttcaGACATATGtgttataacaaataataaattgagaaattataacaaataatatttttacaaagagaaaaaagaaagaatgggggAAATGCGCATCTATATACCAAAAAGAGGGGATAGGAAGTGCAGTGTTCCACAGCCGTGGACTTATCACTGCTACAAAGGAGTGGGTTAAGAATATCTTCTCACGTTTCTTCTTTGAGATCGTGTttgtctttgtaattttgcagcatttgcttttttttttatgttttaatttctaactgccttccaaaatggttgtactgattcacagctctaccaacaaggCAATATACCTCATAAATCCTTCAACATTGAGTATTCCTATCTTTACTTATTTTTGCTAGTTAAAAGGGTATAAGAGaaaatctcaaaattattttgatttatatttcttttattagtaGTAATCTGGAGCAATTTTTTCATGTAGGTAAATAAACACGCATGCACATAAATGCATGTGTGATTTGTGTGCATGACCAAAAGCCatatatctcttcttttctctaaaaatgtatatacacatttaaatatttatgcagaagcttttcaatttcaagcaaacaaaataatctattatatttttttcctctaactcTATTTTAAAGAATACATCTCCTATCCACAGCTATGAAAATTTTATGaccttctctttaaatttttatgcTATCATTATTTATTATGCAAGTCATATATCCACTGTAGATGTATTATGGATTATAGTATAAGGTTTGATATAACTGTAAGTTCTTCCCAACTACTTTGTAGTAATCCCAGCACATTTTATCAAACAATCAAAATAATTCTTCCCTAAgcaatttttcttttggggtttatcaaatacCAAATTGTTGAGTTCCATTGATTCTCATTTCCCCTTGTCTAGTCTATTATATCaattaagtctttaaaaaaaaaaaacaatgccaGAAGGTTTTTATAGATGCTACTTTTGATACATTATTAGGTCTGGAATGTTCCTCCTCTGTTATTACCCTTTTTCATGATTTCGCTTAATATTGTTTTTACTCCTaatgaattttattatcattttatcaaattctttaaaatatccatttgttAGTTTGGTTGGTAGCCCATTCAAACtgtaaatatttgcatttttctaatcaggaggaattcaGAATAtgatttcttcatataaaaactgcttattcatatcctttgaccattcgtcaattggagaatgacttgtataagaatacaagtttttaaatttgatttcattctttatgtatttgagaaatgaggcatttatcagggaaatttgttattaaaaaatttacttcccattttgttgtttcccttctcatctttactgaccaatatgacaataaaagaaaatgatgaatgttggaggagatattcCTAAattggacactaatgcactgctggtggatttgtgaagtatccaatcattctggagggcgatTTGGAATAAAGGACCATAAGACAATGCATACcatttgatctagtaataccactactaggtctgtatcccagagacaTAAAGAAAAGTGGGTGAAGGGAAAGGGATGGAAAGATCTACTtgcacaaaattatttatagttgttctttttgaggtagcaaagaattggaaattaaggggatgtctatcaattaggAATGACTAAAAACTTAtggaatatgatggtgatgaaattcTATTGTGTTCTAAGgaaagatgaacaggatgatttcagatagagctggaaagaccttcatggactgatgcacagtgaaataagcgaaaccaggaaaacattatatacagtgcCAGCAATACTGCGGAATGATCAATTgtaatagacttagctattatgggcaatacaatggtccaggacaacTCTGttggacttatgacaaagaatgctatccacttccagagaaagagctgttggagtgaGAATGCAGATAAAAGACTATGGTTTTTCAATTGTTTACTTGGTTAtgttttggggctttggttttataagattactcactcacagaaatgaacaaaatagaaatattttttgcatgaccCAGATTAATTGCCTGCCAGCATTGggatggggaaaagaaaggagggaagtagATAAGCTCAATCACAAAATGTAGGAAAACTTGTGTAGAAATTTGTTACAACAGGTAATttgtaacaaataagcaaacaaaaatacTGTAAATAAGCTGAAAgtgctcttatttttattatattggcatagcATAGTCATGAGCGTTGAATACCAATCCAGTTAGTTAAGTTGACCTTTTCATTAATGAAAACTTTGTGATTGAATCTATAGAATGTGTTAAGGATTTTGATAGATTaatccccaaatattttatgcatgGTGTAGATTATTTTGAAAGGGATTTTCCCTTTATACCATTATTGTTTcttagatttcatttttattacatagaGATGATAGGTTGATTTTTGAGGGTTTATTTGTAGCCCATAAATTTGCTAAAGCTATTGTCTTGATAGCTTTACACGGTCCCTGGTGTTTTctaaatataataatgtataatcaGTAAATAAGGATAGTTTTATCTCTCCTTTTCATGTCTTTACACTtaaattttcttatcttattgcttttgctagcatttctagaattatGTGAAATAATAGCAGAGAGAAATCTCTACTTTATTGCCCTATTTATTGGGAAATCTTCTGGTATATCCTTATTTATATTATGCCCACTTTTTTGGCTTGAGATGCATACTCTGCTATGATATTAAAAAGGTTCCTCTATGCTCACACTTTGTAGAGATTTAgtctaaataaatattatactttGTCAATgacttttttataaaaatgagcttcaaaattttttattttaatgtgattaattataatgataatttcCCTAATTTTCAGTCATAGTTGAATCCTTGATACAAATCCGTCTTAGTCATAAGGTATGATTTCTTAGATGAATTGCAATAATCTTTTCAATAGAATTTTATTTCAGTTCATTAAATATTCAATAATGATACTAGCCTATAGTTCTTTGCTTTATCTTTACTTGCTTTAAGTATTAATTCTAGATTATAAAAGGAGTCTGAATAATtgctttgtttttcaatttttgagaataattgtGTAATTAGTATTAATCACTTTTAAGATTTGATAGAACTCTAGTGTATATTTGTcaaaattaggttttttttttcttttttcttttacatctACCCCACTTCCCCTTTCTGAGACTGAATTATTTTAGAATCTTATTTGGTCTTTTGTTAATTTgggtctttaattttttttttaatttttttttaaacccttaccttccgtcttggagcagaagagtggtaagggctaggcaatgggggtgaagtgacttgcccagagtcacacagctgggaagtgtctgaggccagatttgaacctaggatctcccgtctctaggcctgcttaatttttttaaacccttactttctgtcttaaaatcaatactttgtattggttctaaagccgaagagcagtaagaactaggcaatggggattaagtaacttgcccagggtcacccagctaggaaatatctgaggccagatttgaacccaggacctcctgtctctgaatgTGACTCTCAATCTACCAAACTAATCAACTGCCTCCAGTTTGGACCTTTTACAAAGCAGTAATCTTTTTCTGTTGTCTTCATGGTTTTGTTAGCTTATAACTATGCACTACCGATTTCCAAAATTAGTTTTTTATCTTCCAAATTATGATTTCACTTTgctcactttttatttttattttgttgatttgattttctgctcTCCTTTCTAAATCAGATTTGCTAAagatttatcaattttattagtctCACAAAACAAGATTATCGTTttgtttattctttattcttttgtttccaacttacctatttttcttttaattttctttttctagaccatatgttctgttttagaatcaatattatgtattgattgtagggcagaagagtggtaagggccagcaataggaattaagtgtcatacccagggtcacacaactaggaagtgtctgagggcagatttgaacccatctctagagTTTTGGTTCTCactccacttagccacctagccaCTCCCTTgccctttaatttttaatgtctCTTCTTTTGTGCTTATATTGGGCTTAATCAAAGGATGGAACTTTTCTGTTCATGAAAGTGCTAAGTCTGGCTTTTTTGTGTgaattaaaagataatttaacTTTACTGTAAAAGTGGACACACTGCTTTGTACTCCTAGCTCCTGATTCCTGTCCCTTCATTCAAATTTCTAACTGTAGTATTTATGCATAAGGAAGGTACAAATGCCATTCCTGCTCGAGCCTCCTCATAATGCCATCTATGAACAGCTCTTCTAGCAGAGATTCCAGGCCAAAGTTCTGGAAATTGGTAAGAGAAAGGTTAATAAGAAGGCAGAAAACTAAAGAGACCTGGCTTGTCCCGGTTTAAACTATGTACAATTCTCCAGTTATCTGAAAAAAGAGCACTAAAACAATGACCAAAGGGCATCCAGAATGTCTACGGGAAGGAACTTCAAATGAACTTCCTCATGGAAGTTCCTTTGGAACCTAAACTAGTAAGTGGGCAATGGCCAGACCTTAGTGTCTGCCAGAGAATTAAATTATGTCAGTTGCAGGTGGAGTGGAGGAAGAACTCAAGATTAGCAAGTAGAGATCCCTGATCCATGGCACAGGTTTCACTCCATTGTCTATGTGCCGTGCACACTTTCTCATCTAACTCTCCTCTGGCTGTGCATTGTAAGGCtctcaaaaaattaattttataagttCTAATTATGATTTcactttgttcatttttttattttattgaattgattttCTGCTCTCCTCTTAAAATCAGATTTGCTCAAGcttaatctattctttttttaaaaaaaaactagcttTTAGATATTATTCCTTctctattcttttgtttttagcttatctattttctctttaattttcagtATCTCTTCTTTTGTGCTTATATTGAGCTTTttgattgtcttttaccttttttaatgATATGAATGCCCTCTCATTCTGCAGGATAGTCACACAAAAGCACTGATTCTCCTATAAGGTGTTTTGAGTTTTTAGTTCATGTAATTTTAGATCTTTTCCTCCATCACTATTTCTTCTAGTTAGgttccattttcatctttatcCCCTTGTGTACctttagaaataaaattcttaatgaTACATTTCTCAACAGATAAGTGGTCAGAGTATTCtgaacaaatagttttcaaaacAAGAACTGTGACGTATTcacaactacaggggggaaatgctcaaaatcactgaTAATAAGAGAAACAAACTGAAACAACCCTGAGATTTGATCTCACACTTTGCAAATGGCCAAAAAAGTGACAACAAAATAATAGCAGACTTGTCAACTCCGGGAGAGGAATTGCTTTTCAACtctgggagaggaaaaggaagaagaaaaggagacaacataaatcatataactgTGGAAAGCTTATCTTGTCATATGGGATTGTGctctgggaaaggaagagggagtgaTTCGTGGGATATTATGCtaatagaagaaacagaaaatattaaataaaacttattttaaaacacaataaagttggggaagctagatggctcagtggattgagaaccagacatagagataagaggttctgggttcaaatctgatgtcagatgcttcctagctgatgattctgggcaagtcacttcaccc from Monodelphis domestica isolate mMonDom1 chromosome 4, mMonDom1.pri, whole genome shotgun sequence includes these protein-coding regions:
- the LOC100011913 gene encoding OX-2 membrane glycoprotein-like isoform X1; amino-acid sequence: MERQVHERFFCPSSTYSLIWSLTIVMLCWAQGKVITENETVPLERPASLKCSLSTPQEALIVTWQKLSKGRPENIATYSMAHGVVIQKPYQNKIEMTQQGLSESTITFLRTTPEDEHCYSCIFNIFGSEAVSGKTCLKLYVQPKVFLNYEFSGDHLNVTCSAIGRPSPVISWKVSGLVAQNTNESNNNLNGTTSVTSTLHIKDFEKWAEKKIVCNVQHMESTMDYNVTPSKGGTGHHVSVPIMVSVLVSVVLLVTLVIILLYWKYRHQSKAF
- the LOC100011913 gene encoding OX-2 membrane glycoprotein-like isoform X2, translating into MERQVHERFFCPSSTYSLIWSLTIVMLCWAQGKVITENETVPLERPASLKCSLSTPQEALIVTWQKLSKGRPENIATYSMAHGVVIQKPYQNKIEMTQQGLSESTITFLRTTPEDEHCYSCIFNIFGSEAVSGKTCLKLYVQPKVFLNYEFSGDHLNVTCSAIGRPSPVISWKVSGLVAQNTNESNNNLNGTTSVTSTLHIKDFEKWAEKKIVCNVQHMESTMDYNVTPSKGGTGHHVSVPIMVSVLVSVVLLVTLVIILLYWKYRHQSKGI